In the Planifilum fulgidum genome, TCGCAGGAAAAGGAGTTTCGCGCCTTCTGGGTCGACGCCTTCCATGACGGGATCAAAACCCCCGAACAGGTGGACAAGCTGGTCGCCGACGCCCGGAAGGCCAATGTGAACGCCTTGATCGTCCAGGTCAGGCGGCGCGGGGATGCCTACTTCAACCGGGCGCTGGAGCCCCGTACGGAGGATCCCGCCCTGCAGCCGGGCTTTGACGCGCTCCAATACCTGATCGACAAGGCCCACGGCGGATCGCCGCGAATCGAAGTGCACGCCTGGCTGGCCACGCTGCCGATCTGGAACTCGGCGACGCCGCCCAAATCCCCCGATCACGTGTTCAATCAGCACGGACCGTCGGCGGAAGGAAGGGACTACTGGCTGATGACCCGGGTGGACGGGGCGGAGCGGAGCGGGAGCGACTACGTGCTGGATCCCGGCCATCCGGACGCGGTGGAATATACGGTGGAGCAATACCTCAACGTCGTCCGGGAATATGACGTGGACGGGATCCACCTCGATCTGGTCCGCTACATGGGAGCCGACTGGGGTTACAACCCCACCAGTCTTGAGCGGTATCGGGCGGAAACGGGCGCCGTCGGCACCCCCGATCCCCAGGATGAAAGGTGGAAGCAGTGGCGGAGGGAACAGGTGACCAATCTGATGCGGCAGGTGTATCTGCGTTCCATCGCCATCCGGCCGGACATCAAGGTGAGTGCGGCGGTGATCGCCTGGGGGAAGGGGCCGGCCAGCGAGGAGGAATACCGGCAGTCGGCGCCGATGCAGCAGGTGATGCAGGATTGGAACGGTTGGCTTTCGGAAGGGATCATCGACATGGCCATCCCGATGAACTACGACCGGGAACACGAGCCCGATCAGAAATTGTGGTTTGACCAGTGGATCACCTGGGAGAAGGACCATCAATACGGCCGGCACATCGTCATCGGGCCGGCGGCGTATCTCAACTCCATTTCGGGCACCCTGGACCAGATCCGGCGGGCCCTGGCACCTTCCCCGAGCGGGAACCGGGCGGCGGGGGTCAGTCTGTACAGCTATGCGGAAACGAACAAGGACGGCATCTCCAACGACGTCTTTTATGCGGCCCTTTCCGGCCCCAGTCCCTACGGCGAGCCGGTTTTCCCCGGGAGGGCGGAGGTTCCCGACATGCCCTGGAAAACCGACCCCAATAAAGGGTTCCTGATGGGCAGGGTGAAGGATGCGCGCGGTCCCGCGGACGGGGTGAAGGTGAAAATCCGGGGACCGAAGGGCATCGTCCGGGAAGCGCGCACGGACGGCAACGGCTTTTTCGGATTCACGGATCTTTCCCCCGGAAGCTATGTCATCCAGGTGGACAAGCGGGTGGCCGCGGCGAAGGTGACCAAAGTGAAAGCCGGGAAAGTGGCCGAAGTAAACATGCAACTCATCAAATGAAAACCAAAACGGCGGTCGGATGGGGTTTCTGCGTTTTGGATCGGCACCAACCCTCGGGCGCGGGATGGGCCGGGGCCGTTCCCGGCCGACCCACACAAAACCGGCTTCCTGAAGGAAGCCGAGATTGATGACAAACCCCCTGGCTCTTTTCGCAAGAA is a window encoding:
- a CDS encoding family 10 glycosylhydrolase; this translates as MRKWIAWIALMSVLMLAVHPASAAESSQEKEFRAFWVDAFHDGIKTPEQVDKLVADARKANVNALIVQVRRRGDAYFNRALEPRTEDPALQPGFDALQYLIDKAHGGSPRIEVHAWLATLPIWNSATPPKSPDHVFNQHGPSAEGRDYWLMTRVDGAERSGSDYVLDPGHPDAVEYTVEQYLNVVREYDVDGIHLDLVRYMGADWGYNPTSLERYRAETGAVGTPDPQDERWKQWRREQVTNLMRQVYLRSIAIRPDIKVSAAVIAWGKGPASEEEYRQSAPMQQVMQDWNGWLSEGIIDMAIPMNYDREHEPDQKLWFDQWITWEKDHQYGRHIVIGPAAYLNSISGTLDQIRRALAPSPSGNRAAGVSLYSYAETNKDGISNDVFYAALSGPSPYGEPVFPGRAEVPDMPWKTDPNKGFLMGRVKDARGPADGVKVKIRGPKGIVREARTDGNGFFGFTDLSPGSYVIQVDKRVAAAKVTKVKAGKVAEVNMQLIK